The following proteins are co-located in the Tachysurus vachellii isolate PV-2020 chromosome 17, HZAU_Pvac_v1, whole genome shotgun sequence genome:
- the LOC132860454 gene encoding sodium- and chloride-dependent GABA transporter 3-like, protein MGESEKRTARNKELTERGQWGNKMEFLLATAGNIVGLGNVWRFPYLCFKNGGGAFLIPYILFAVTCGVPLFVLDACIGQYTKQSPAKFWGRLCPLAEGFGYGSYVISMYSAIAYNMLLAWALFYLISSMSFTLPWTTCGNHWNTVNCVELPSNQSNMILNSTQGNSSISSVIEFWEGRVLNISQGIDTLGTLNWEILLCLLASWVACYFCIWKGVKSTGKAVYFTATFPYVMMLLLMLRGLTLPGALTGIKYYLYPKPSYLADSQVWIDAGTQIFFSYSLATGSIAVFGSYNTYKTNSYRDCIWLCVLNSCTSFVAGFVVFSILGFMAEKLGVDMEDITESGPGLAFIAYPQAVALMPLPQLWSSCFFIMLLLLGLDTQFAELELIVSSTIDVFPNVLRRPYMRELFLLFFCTACFCFQILMTTQGGIYIFQLIDYHGSSGASILFMGLIESLIIGWIFGTDRMFDIIEDMCDIRPNAFFKYCWNYFTPLMCLGTLIFYIVKYKPLMYNNVYIYPNWAYGIGFFMVTISPVLVITWGLVKLYTSSGSLKERFKSVCTPDDKLPMTENQKVQLQISETIVAGI, encoded by the exons ATGGGAGAATCAGAGAAAAGGACTGCTAGAAATAAAGAGCTGACTGAAAGAGGTCAATGGGGCAATAAAATGGAGTTTCTATTGGCCACGGCAGGAAATATTGTCGGTCTGGGCAACGTCTGGAGATTTCCATATCTGTGCTTCAAGAATGGAGGAG GTGCATTCTTAATACCTTACATTCTGTTTGCTGTGACTTGTGGAGTGCCGCTCTTTGTGCTGGACGCTTGTATCGGCCAGTACACAAAACAGAGTCCAGCAAAATTCTGGGGAAGACTCTGTCCACTAGCAGAAG GTTTTGGTTATGGAAGCTATGTCATTTCTATGTACAGCGCCATTGCCTACAATATGCTCCTGGCCTGGGCTCTTTTCTACTTAATTTCATCTATGAGCTTCACATTACCATGGACTACTTGTGGTAATCATTGGAACACAG TGAACTGTGTAGAACTTCCATCAAACCAGAGCAATATGATTCTCAACAGCACTCAAGGAAATTCAAGCATTTCTTCTGTCATTGAATTCTGGGa GGGACGAGTGCTGAACATATCCCAAGGTATAGATACACTGGGTACTTTAAACTGGGAGATTCTTCTTTGTTTACTGGCTAGTTGGGTGGCCTGTTACTTCTGCATCTGGAAAGGGGTGAAATCAACTGGAAAG GCAGTGTATTTTACAGCTACCTTTCCATATGTGATGATGCTCTTGCTGATGTTAAGAGGTCTAACATTGCCTGGTGCGCTTACTGGTATAAAGTATTACCTGTACCCAAAACCATCTTACCTCGCAGACTCGCAG GTTTGGATTGATGCAGGGACTCAGATTTTCTTCTCGTACAGTTTAGCAACTGGTAGCATAGCTGTTTTTGGAAGTTACAATACATACAAAACCAACAGCTATAG AGATTGCATTTGGTTGTGTGTGCTAAATAGCTGCACTAGTTTTGTAGCTGGATTTGTAGTCTTTTCTATTCTTGGATTCATGGCAGAGAAGTTGGGAGTTGACATGGAAGACATAACAGAGTCAG gTCCAGGTCTGGCATTTATAGCCTACCCTCAGGCAGTAGCCTTGATGCCACTGCCACAACTGTGGTCAAGCTGTTTCTTTATTATGTTGCTTTTACTGGGCTTGGATACACAG TTTGCTGAACTTGAGCTGATAGTCTCCTCTACAATTGATGTATTCCCAAATGTGCTGAGGAGGCCCTACATGAGGGAGCTCTTCCTCTTATTTTTCTGCACTGCCTGTTTCTGCTTTCAGATTCTAATGACAACTCAG GGAGGAATCTACATCTTCCAACTTATTGATTATCATGGAAGTAGTGGGGCTTCCATACTTTTTATGGGTCTGATTGAAAGTCTAATAATTGGCTGGATTTTTG GGACTGATCGCATGTTTGATATCATTGAGGACATGTGTGATATAAGGCCAAATGCATTCTTCAAATATTGCTGGAATTATTTCACACCACTGATGTGCCTT GGAACATTAATTTTTTACATTGTAAAATATAAGCCCCTCATGTATaacaatgtttatatatatcCAAACTGGGCTTATGGTATTGGATTTTTCATGGTCACAATTTCCCCTGTTCTGGTCATTACATGGGGTTTGGTGAAGCTATACACCAGCTCAGGATCACTAAAGGAG CGTTTTAAAAGCGTGTGTACACCAGATGACAAACTCCCAATGACCGAAAATCAAAAAGTACAGTTGCAGATCAGTGAGACTATAGTGGCAGGAATTTGA